The following are from one region of the Rhizobacter sp. AJA081-3 genome:
- a CDS encoding ferric reductase-like transmembrane domain-containing protein: MSPIQWALSGTIAALLTLWLASMPFAGVAFDVFALRPPSLQGTGTLALGLMSVAMVLATRPVVFEPWLGGLDKMYRLHKWLGISAGVMAISHWLWVEAPKWAVALGWLVRPPRERGALPDNPILQQLHGLRGAAESVGEWAFYALIVLIALALLKQFPYRRFFQTHRLLPVVYLVLVFHAVVLTQDSSWTQAVGIVMALLMAAGSIAAGMVLFGTVGRSRQAVGVVETIGTHAGLDVLEVAVQLKSRWAGHEPGQFAFVRFDASEGAHPFTITSPWSGDGRMSFLIKGLGDYTKALPGLLHPGDLLRVEGPYGQFKFEGRKPRQIWVGGGIGITPFIARLQHLAKLPDGKTIDLFHTTGDVDEAAFARLRAAARAAHVRLHLMVDAVDGRLSADRLRSLVPDWRAADIWFCGPAAFGSTLRHDLVATGLNGRDFHQELFNMR, encoded by the coding sequence ATCAGCCCCATCCAGTGGGCTCTGTCCGGCACGATCGCCGCGCTGCTGACGCTCTGGCTCGCGTCGATGCCCTTCGCCGGTGTGGCGTTCGACGTGTTCGCGCTGCGGCCGCCCTCGTTGCAGGGCACCGGCACCTTGGCCCTGGGCCTGATGAGCGTGGCGATGGTGCTGGCCACCCGGCCGGTGGTCTTCGAGCCCTGGCTGGGCGGGCTCGACAAGATGTACCGCCTGCACAAGTGGCTGGGCATCTCGGCTGGCGTGATGGCGATCAGCCACTGGCTGTGGGTGGAGGCGCCGAAGTGGGCCGTGGCGCTCGGCTGGCTCGTCCGCCCGCCCCGCGAGCGCGGCGCGCTGCCCGACAACCCGATCCTGCAACAACTGCACGGCCTGCGCGGCGCGGCCGAAAGCGTGGGCGAGTGGGCCTTCTATGCGCTGATCGTGCTGATCGCCCTGGCCCTGCTGAAGCAGTTTCCCTACCGCCGCTTCTTCCAGACCCACCGCCTGCTGCCGGTGGTCTACCTGGTGCTGGTGTTCCACGCGGTGGTGCTGACCCAGGACAGCAGCTGGACGCAAGCCGTGGGCATCGTGATGGCCTTGCTGATGGCCGCGGGAAGCATCGCGGCAGGGATGGTGCTGTTCGGCACCGTCGGCCGCAGCCGCCAGGCCGTCGGCGTGGTGGAGACGATCGGCACCCATGCCGGGCTCGACGTGCTCGAGGTCGCCGTGCAACTCAAGAGCCGCTGGGCAGGCCACGAGCCGGGGCAGTTCGCCTTCGTGCGCTTCGATGCGAGTGAAGGGGCGCACCCTTTCACCATCACCTCGCCCTGGTCGGGTGACGGCCGCATGAGCTTCCTCATCAAGGGACTGGGCGACTACACGAAGGCGCTGCCGGGCCTGCTGCATCCCGGCGACCTGCTGAGAGTCGAGGGCCCGTACGGCCAGTTCAAGTTCGAGGGCCGCAAGCCGCGGCAGATCTGGGTGGGCGGCGGGATCGGCATCACGCCCTTCATCGCGCGGCTGCAGCACCTGGCGAAGCTGCCCGACGGCAAGACGATCGACCTGTTCCACACCACGGGCGATGTCGATGAGGCCGCCTTCGCCCGGCTTCGCGCGGCGGCGCGCGCAGCCCACGTTCGACTGCACCTCATGGTGGATGCGGTGGACGGCCGCCTGAGCGCAGATCGGCTGCGCTCCCTCGTTCCCGACTGGCGCGCGGCCGACATCTGGTTCTGCGGCCCCGCGGCGTTCGGCAGCACGCTGCGCCACGACCTGGTCGCCACGGGCCTGAACGGCCGCGACTTCCACCAGGAACTCTTCAACATGCGATGA
- a CDS encoding heme-binding protein, giving the protein MNAARQCRLATARLVDQVGGQAGSRTAARHDTAVCGILEPMTCLQGSLNRLARFLKTLCAFALTAIAMPSLAIEEPAYQVVRRLEGIEVREYAPYTVAEVLVAGPASEAGSQAFPILAGYIFGKNKGERKFAMTAPVTQAAVPVKLDMTSPVTQTAAPGGFVVQFVLPRGVTPATAPEPLDARVLLREVAAIRVAVIRYSGLWSASNDATHLAKLQAALRAADLTWSGDAVYARYNPPFTPWFLRRNEIWLQLP; this is encoded by the coding sequence ATGAACGCGGCGCGTCAATGCCGGCTGGCGACCGCCCGGCTGGTAGACCAGGTCGGCGGCCAAGCGGGCTCGCGCACAGCGGCCCGGCACGACACGGCAGTGTGTGGGATCCTCGAGCCGATGACATGCCTTCAAGGTTCGCTGAATCGTCTCGCTCGGTTCTTGAAAACGCTCTGCGCCTTTGCCCTGACCGCCATCGCCATGCCCAGCCTCGCCATCGAAGAGCCCGCGTACCAGGTCGTTCGCCGGCTCGAAGGCATCGAGGTGCGCGAATACGCGCCGTACACCGTGGCCGAGGTGCTCGTGGCCGGCCCGGCGAGCGAAGCCGGCAGCCAGGCCTTCCCGATCCTGGCCGGCTACATCTTCGGCAAGAACAAGGGGGAACGGAAGTTCGCCATGACGGCGCCGGTGACGCAGGCGGCGGTGCCCGTGAAGCTGGACATGACGTCCCCCGTCACGCAGACGGCCGCGCCGGGCGGCTTCGTCGTGCAGTTCGTGCTGCCGCGGGGCGTGACGCCAGCCACCGCGCCCGAGCCGCTGGACGCACGCGTGCTATTGCGCGAGGTGGCGGCGATCCGCGTGGCGGTGATCCGCTACTCGGGTCTGTGGTCGGCATCGAACGATGCCACCCACCTGGCGAAACTGCAGGCCGCCTTGCGCGCGGCCGATCTGACGTGGTCGGGTGACGCGGTCTATGCCCGCTACAACCCGCCATTCACGCCCTGGTTCCTGCGCCGCAACGAGATCTGGCTGCAGTTGCCCTGA
- a CDS encoding DnaJ C-terminal domain-containing protein: MEFKDYYATLGVARTATQDEIKRAYRKLARKYHPDVSKEADAEARFKDVAEAHEALIDAERRAAYDDIAQRHASGRPFEPPPGWDSGFEFSGRGQQGTAGRHADGADARDFSAFFESLFGRAGSEGLRRQAASAMQGQDHHAKVSIDLMDACHGARRTISLRRPVVDAAGQTTLQEHQLEVGIPKGVREGQHLRLAGQGSPGQGGAPAGDLYLEIHVLPHPLFRLDGGDLHLDLPVAPWEAALGASVTVPTPDGAVELSVPSSSTAGRRLRLKGRGLPGAPPGDLYAVLSIALPPALTEPQKQAYASFADAFPGFDPRTALEA, translated from the coding sequence ATGGAGTTCAAGGACTACTACGCCACCCTGGGCGTCGCGCGCACGGCCACGCAGGACGAGATCAAGCGCGCCTACCGCAAGCTGGCCCGCAAGTACCACCCCGACGTGAGCAAGGAAGCCGATGCCGAGGCACGCTTCAAGGACGTGGCCGAAGCGCACGAGGCCCTGATCGACGCCGAACGCCGCGCCGCCTACGACGACATCGCGCAGCGCCATGCCAGCGGGCGCCCCTTCGAGCCGCCGCCCGGCTGGGACAGCGGCTTCGAGTTCAGTGGCCGCGGTCAGCAAGGCACCGCGGGCCGGCATGCCGATGGCGCTGATGCACGAGATTTCAGCGCCTTCTTCGAATCGCTGTTCGGGCGCGCGGGCAGCGAGGGGCTGCGGCGGCAGGCCGCCAGCGCGATGCAGGGGCAGGACCACCACGCCAAGGTGTCGATCGATCTGATGGATGCCTGCCATGGCGCCCGGCGCACGATCTCCCTGCGCCGGCCGGTGGTCGATGCCGCGGGGCAGACCACGCTGCAGGAGCATCAGCTCGAGGTCGGCATCCCGAAGGGAGTGCGAGAAGGACAGCACCTGCGCCTGGCGGGCCAGGGCAGCCCGGGCCAGGGCGGCGCGCCGGCGGGCGACCTGTACCTGGAGATCCACGTGCTGCCGCATCCGCTGTTCCGGCTGGACGGGGGCGACCTGCATCTCGATCTGCCGGTCGCACCCTGGGAGGCGGCGCTCGGCGCCTCGGTCACCGTGCCCACGCCCGACGGCGCGGTGGAGCTCAGCGTGCCCTCGTCGTCGACCGCCGGGCGCCGCTTGCGCCTGAAGGGCCGCGGCCTGCCCGGCGCACCGCCGGGCGACCTCTACGCGGTGCTGTCGATCGCGCTGCCCCCGGCGCTCACCGAACCGCAGAAGCAGGCCTATGCCAGCTTCGCCGATGCCTTCCCCGGGTTCGACCCACGCACCGCACTGGAGGCTTGA
- a CDS encoding chaperone modulator CbpM: MATHAPEVRTAHGVVVEEQIVFTLSALCRASGAQAEQVQALIDEGLLQPTGQRPEDWQFSGSALRSTRTALRLSRDLELGVSGAALVMDLLSEIERLRARLRCR, translated from the coding sequence ATGGCCACGCATGCACCCGAAGTCCGCACGGCGCACGGCGTCGTCGTCGAAGAGCAGATCGTCTTCACCCTGAGCGCGCTGTGCCGCGCCAGCGGCGCGCAGGCCGAGCAGGTGCAGGCCCTGATCGACGAAGGCCTGCTGCAGCCGACCGGCCAGCGCCCGGAAGACTGGCAGTTCAGCGGCAGCGCCTTGCGGAGCACGCGCACGGCGCTGAGGCTGTCCCGCGATCTCGAACTGGGCGTGTCGGGCGCGGCCCTGGTGATGGACCTGTTGAGCGAGATCGAACGGTTGCGCGCGCGGCTGCGATGCCGTTGA
- a CDS encoding PRC-barrel domain-containing protein — translation MKKHLSSLALATSAFAATLCVTPIASAQIAGGTTTVEASITESTQIAMGWSVKKTLLGKTIYNDAGQKVGKVDDLIISPDKNVSYVIVGAGGFIGIGRHDVAIPVSRIQNQAGELVMAGATKEMIKALPEFAYANDTARRDQFVAAADKDIAKGKAKVADLEKKAGAAATEAKARIDLQISALQVDVKSAEAKLDEMKQATATRWKEFEAGVSAATARLRKSIDTATG, via the coding sequence ATGAAGAAGCATCTTTCCAGCCTCGCGCTGGCCACCTCGGCTTTCGCGGCGACGCTGTGCGTCACGCCCATCGCCTCGGCCCAGATCGCCGGCGGCACCACCACCGTCGAGGCCAGCATCACCGAGTCCACTCAGATCGCCATGGGCTGGAGCGTCAAGAAGACCTTGCTGGGCAAGACGATCTACAACGACGCCGGCCAGAAGGTCGGCAAGGTGGACGACCTGATCATCTCGCCCGACAAGAACGTCTCGTACGTGATCGTCGGCGCGGGCGGCTTCATCGGCATCGGCCGGCACGACGTGGCCATCCCGGTGTCGCGTATTCAGAACCAGGCGGGCGAGCTGGTGATGGCCGGCGCGACCAAGGAGATGATCAAGGCCCTGCCCGAGTTCGCCTACGCGAACGACACCGCCCGGCGCGACCAGTTCGTCGCCGCGGCCGACAAGGACATCGCCAAGGGCAAGGCGAAGGTCGCCGACCTCGAGAAGAAGGCCGGCGCCGCCGCCACCGAAGCCAAGGCCAGGATCGACCTGCAGATCAGCGCGCTCCAGGTGGACGTGAAGTCGGCCGAGGCCAAGCTCGACGAGATGAAGCAGGCCACGGCGACGCGCTGGAAGGAGTTCGAAGCCGGCGTCAGCGCGGCCACCGCCCGCCTGCGCAAGTCGATCGACACCGCCACCGGCTGA
- a CDS encoding DUF1269 domain-containing protein: MNKILVAIFDTETAAGAGLQALRALHDAGDITLYATGVMAKDAQGVITVKKSMDPGPLGAVTGLAVGSMIGLIGGPMGLAVGAVTGTVAGAVRDFWVAGVGLDFIEEAQSRVLPGKVALVAEIEEEWVIPVDSALEAVGGQVFRRSRSELAEAQFDHDIVTVKAEIRELESEASHASGAAKTRLQAQLDAAKARLDTAMQRARQRVETLKQEADAKAESLKLQLAQAQASAKARIEDRVKRVKNAYHARGAKLAQAWSLTKEALAA, translated from the coding sequence ATGAACAAGATCCTGGTCGCCATCTTCGACACCGAAACGGCCGCAGGCGCCGGCCTCCAGGCGCTTCGCGCCTTGCACGATGCGGGTGACATCACGCTGTACGCCACCGGCGTGATGGCCAAGGACGCGCAGGGCGTGATCACCGTCAAGAAGTCCATGGACCCGGGCCCGCTGGGTGCCGTCACCGGCCTGGCGGTCGGCAGCATGATCGGCCTGATCGGCGGACCGATGGGCCTGGCCGTCGGTGCCGTGACGGGCACGGTGGCGGGTGCCGTGCGCGACTTCTGGGTCGCCGGTGTGGGGCTGGACTTCATCGAGGAAGCTCAGTCCCGCGTGCTGCCCGGCAAGGTCGCGCTGGTGGCCGAGATCGAGGAGGAGTGGGTCATCCCCGTCGATTCGGCGCTCGAGGCCGTGGGCGGCCAGGTGTTCCGCCGCTCGCGCTCGGAACTCGCCGAGGCCCAGTTCGACCACGACATCGTCACGGTCAAGGCGGAGATCCGCGAACTCGAGTCCGAGGCCTCCCACGCCAGCGGCGCTGCCAAGACCCGGCTGCAGGCCCAGCTCGACGCGGCGAAGGCCCGCCTGGACACGGCCATGCAGCGGGCCCGGCAACGGGTCGAGACCCTCAAGCAGGAAGCCGATGCCAAGGCCGAATCGCTCAAGCTGCAACTGGCCCAGGCCCAGGCCAGCGCCAAGGCGAGGATCGAGGATCGTGTCAAGCGGGTGAAGAACGCCTACCACGCCCGGGGCGCCAAGCTGGCCCAGGCCTGGAGCCTGACCAAGGAAGCCTTGGCCGCCTGA
- a CDS encoding TlpA disulfide reductase family protein, with translation MVGIWKRAAALALLSLFAVFAQAEGAPFKLSGSTLAGQPFSSEAQRGKVLMLFYWSTDCAVCRSKMAELRANAQGWRSKPFELVLISEDRRRDDLLAYDKAWKSTQDPALNPPSLWAGDAGFVDSLSRRPNRLPFTVVLDAQGIERARFEGRIPAEAWDAVAELLP, from the coding sequence GTGGTCGGAATCTGGAAGCGCGCCGCGGCGCTGGCGCTGTTGAGCCTCTTCGCCGTGTTCGCCCAGGCGGAGGGCGCGCCTTTCAAGCTGAGCGGCAGCACCCTGGCCGGACAGCCCTTCAGCAGCGAGGCGCAGCGTGGCAAGGTGCTCATGCTCTTCTACTGGAGCACCGACTGCGCGGTGTGCCGCTCCAAGATGGCCGAGCTACGCGCCAACGCCCAGGGCTGGCGAAGCAAGCCTTTCGAACTGGTGCTGATCAGCGAGGACCGGCGCCGCGACGACCTGCTGGCCTACGACAAGGCCTGGAAGTCCACGCAGGACCCGGCGCTCAACCCGCCCAGCTTGTGGGCCGGCGACGCCGGCTTCGTTGATTCGCTGAGCCGGCGTCCGAATCGGCTGCCGTTCACGGTCGTGCTCGACGCGCAGGGCATCGAACGCGCTCGCTTCGAAGGGCGCATTCCCGCCGAGGCCTGGGATGCGGTGGCCGAACTGCTGCCCTGA
- a CDS encoding UvrD-helicase domain-containing protein, producing MGGLLRGLNPEQLAAVTLPARPALILAGAGSGKTRVLTTRIAWLISNGMVSPAGVMAVTFTNKAAKEMLTRLAAMLPLPVRGMWVGTFHGLCNRFLRAHWKLAALPQGFQILDSADQLSAVKRVIKAMNLDEERYVPKQVTWFIAAQKEDGLRPKDVEVRDELTRVMVQVYQGYEEQCQREGVVDFAELMLRTYELMRDNAALRDHYRRRFSHILVDEFQDTNKLQYAWLKMFAGPHAAVFAVGDDDQSIYAFRGAQVGNMSAFEREFKVEQVIKLERNYRSFGNILDTANELISHNEKRLGKNLTTDAGAGEPVRVHEATSDFAEAQWFVEEAQQLHRDGIPRSSIALLYRSNAQSRVLESALFNAGMPYKVYGGLRFFERAEVKHALSYLRLIENPNDDTSFLRVVNFPTRGIGARTVELLQDAARASGRSLTQSVGAVAGKGGANLQAFVALIDAMRDATKGLSLREIIEHMLHASGLVDFYKTDKEGKDRLENLEELVNAAEAFVTQEGFGKDAVALPVDEQGTAIEQVPDAETGEIMSPLAAFLTHASLEAGDNQAQAGQDAIQLMTVHSAKGLEFDAVFITGLEEGLFPHENSLADHDGLEEERRLMYVAITRARKRLYLSFSQTRMLHGQTRYNVKSRFFDELPEACLKWITPRNQGFGSGFAREYQQAWQRGSGLGSIVGAGRVEPRPASSYPSAPKTSTAHGLRTGQSVFHTKFGEGVILTLEGSGEDARAQVNFGRHGMKWLALSVAKLTPVN from the coding sequence ATGGGCGGCCTGCTGCGCGGGCTGAACCCGGAGCAGCTCGCCGCGGTCACGCTGCCGGCGCGCCCGGCGCTGATCCTCGCCGGCGCGGGCTCGGGCAAGACGCGCGTGCTGACCACGCGCATCGCCTGGCTGATCAGCAACGGCATGGTCTCGCCGGCCGGCGTGATGGCGGTGACCTTCACCAACAAGGCGGCCAAGGAGATGCTCACGCGGCTGGCCGCGATGCTGCCGCTGCCGGTGCGCGGCATGTGGGTGGGCACCTTTCACGGCCTGTGCAACCGCTTCCTGCGTGCGCACTGGAAGCTCGCCGCGCTGCCGCAGGGCTTCCAGATCCTCGACTCGGCCGACCAGCTTTCGGCCGTCAAGCGCGTCATCAAGGCGATGAACCTCGACGAGGAGCGCTACGTGCCCAAGCAGGTCACGTGGTTCATCGCCGCGCAGAAGGAAGACGGCCTGCGCCCGAAGGACGTGGAGGTGCGCGACGAACTCACCCGCGTGATGGTGCAGGTCTACCAGGGCTACGAGGAGCAGTGCCAGCGCGAGGGCGTGGTCGACTTCGCCGAGCTGATGCTGCGCACCTACGAGCTGATGCGCGACAACGCGGCGCTGCGCGACCACTACCGGCGGCGCTTCTCGCACATCCTCGTCGACGAATTCCAGGACACGAACAAGCTGCAATACGCCTGGCTGAAGATGTTCGCCGGCCCGCACGCGGCGGTGTTCGCCGTCGGCGACGACGACCAGAGCATCTACGCCTTCCGCGGCGCGCAGGTCGGCAACATGAGCGCCTTCGAGCGCGAGTTCAAGGTCGAGCAGGTCATCAAGCTGGAGCGCAACTACCGCAGCTTCGGCAACATCCTCGACACCGCCAACGAGCTGATCTCGCACAACGAGAAGCGCCTGGGCAAGAACCTCACCACCGACGCCGGTGCCGGCGAGCCGGTGCGCGTGCACGAGGCGACCAGCGACTTCGCCGAGGCACAGTGGTTCGTCGAGGAAGCGCAGCAGCTGCACCGCGACGGCATCCCGCGCAGCAGCATCGCGCTGCTCTACCGCAGCAATGCGCAGAGCCGCGTGCTGGAAAGCGCGCTGTTCAACGCCGGCATGCCGTACAAGGTCTACGGCGGGCTGCGCTTCTTCGAGCGCGCCGAGGTGAAGCACGCGCTGAGCTACCTGCGCCTGATCGAGAACCCGAACGACGACACCAGCTTCCTGCGCGTGGTGAACTTCCCGACGCGCGGCATCGGCGCGCGCACGGTCGAGCTCCTGCAGGACGCGGCTCGCGCCAGCGGACGCAGCCTGACCCAGAGCGTCGGCGCGGTGGCGGGCAAGGGCGGAGCCAACCTGCAGGCCTTCGTGGCGCTGATCGACGCGATGCGCGATGCGACCAAGGGGCTGTCGCTGCGCGAGATCATCGAGCACATGCTGCACGCCTCCGGCCTGGTGGACTTCTACAAGACCGACAAGGAAGGCAAGGACCGGCTCGAGAACTTGGAGGAGCTGGTCAACGCCGCCGAGGCCTTCGTCACGCAGGAAGGTTTCGGCAAGGACGCGGTGGCGCTGCCGGTGGACGAGCAGGGCACGGCGATCGAGCAGGTGCCCGATGCCGAGACCGGCGAGATCATGTCGCCGCTGGCCGCCTTCCTGACGCACGCTTCGCTGGAGGCCGGCGACAACCAGGCGCAGGCCGGGCAGGACGCGATCCAGCTGATGACGGTGCACTCGGCCAAGGGCCTGGAGTTCGACGCGGTGTTCATCACCGGCCTCGAGGAAGGCCTGTTCCCGCACGAGAACAGCCTGGCCGACCACGACGGACTCGAAGAAGAGCGTCGGCTGATGTACGTGGCCATCACGCGCGCGCGCAAGCGCCTGTACCTGAGCTTCAGCCAGACGCGCATGCTGCACGGCCAGACGCGCTACAACGTGAAGAGCCGCTTCTTCGACGAGCTGCCCGAGGCCTGCCTGAAGTGGATCACGCCACGCAACCAGGGCTTCGGCTCGGGTTTCGCGCGGGAGTACCAGCAGGCCTGGCAACGCGGCTCGGGGCTGGGCTCGATCGTCGGCGCGGGGCGCGTCGAGCCGCGGCCGGCGAGCAGCTATCCGTCGGCCCCGAAGACGAGCACCGCGCACGGCCTGCGCACCGGGCAGAGCGTGTTCCACACCAAGTTCGGCGAGGGCGTGATCCTCACGCTCGAGGGCAGCGGCGAGGACGCACGCGCCCAGGTCAACTTCGGCCGCCACGGCATGAAGTGGCTGGCGCTGTCGGTGGCCAAGCTCACGCCGGTGAACTGA
- a CDS encoding patatin-like phospholipase family protein, with protein MSWFSTRPFARSVAQPSLGLALQGGGAHGAFTWGVLDALLEDGRFPISAISGTSAGAMNALALAHGLLRGGAEAARESLTDFWRAVGTQLPFEMLMIGPTDSPGLAPGMRALMHWTRLLSPYQLNPLGLNPLRDVLEAQIDFERLRSSRAPRLFIAATHASTGRLRLFGNADLCVEAALASACLPTVHHAVMIDGEPYWDGGYSANPALFPLVRCGVADLLIVSLSPLDYGEVPRSAEEIRARALEFTFNASFLREATLLAEACEEARGPVIAFGLGAGRLERRLRALRTHLIDAHDDLGALSAETRLIAHLPFLERLRDQGRGRAQRWLSEHGASVGRRASVDLARLYAPPGASA; from the coding sequence ATGTCCTGGTTCTCCACCCGCCCCTTCGCGCGCTCTGTCGCCCAACCCTCGCTCGGCCTCGCGCTGCAGGGCGGCGGCGCGCACGGCGCCTTCACATGGGGCGTGCTCGACGCGCTGCTCGAGGACGGCCGCTTCCCCATCTCGGCGATCAGCGGCACCAGCGCCGGGGCGATGAACGCCCTCGCGCTCGCCCACGGCCTGCTCCGCGGCGGTGCCGAGGCCGCGCGCGAATCGCTCACCGACTTCTGGCGCGCCGTCGGCACGCAGCTGCCCTTCGAGATGCTGATGATCGGGCCGACCGACAGCCCGGGCCTCGCCCCCGGCATGCGCGCACTGATGCACTGGACGCGGCTGCTTTCGCCCTACCAGCTCAACCCGCTCGGCCTGAACCCGCTGCGCGACGTGCTCGAGGCGCAGATCGACTTCGAGCGCCTGCGCTCGAGCCGCGCGCCGCGCCTGTTCATCGCCGCCACGCACGCGAGCACGGGCCGGCTGCGCCTGTTCGGCAATGCCGATCTGTGCGTGGAGGCCGCGCTGGCCTCGGCCTGCCTGCCCACCGTGCACCACGCGGTGATGATCGACGGCGAGCCCTACTGGGACGGCGGCTACAGCGCCAACCCGGCGCTGTTCCCGCTGGTGCGCTGCGGCGTGGCCGACCTGCTGATCGTCTCGCTCAGCCCGCTGGACTACGGCGAGGTGCCGCGCAGCGCCGAGGAGATCCGCGCCCGGGCGCTGGAGTTCACCTTCAACGCGAGCTTCCTGCGCGAGGCCACGCTGCTCGCCGAGGCCTGCGAGGAGGCGCGTGGCCCCGTCATCGCCTTCGGCCTGGGCGCAGGCCGCCTGGAGCGCCGCCTGCGTGCGCTGCGCACCCACCTGATCGATGCGCACGACGACCTGGGCGCGCTGTCGGCCGAGACGCGGCTGATCGCGCACCTGCCCTTCCTCGAACGTCTGCGCGACCAGGGCCGCGGGCGGGCGCAGCGCTGGCTGTCCGAGCATGGTGCGAGCGTCGGGCGCCGCGCCAGCGTGGACCTCGCGCGCCTGTACGCGCCGCCAGGCGCATCCGCGTAG
- a CDS encoding GMP reductase: MEIFDYDNILLLPRKCRVESRSECDPSIEFGPQRFKLPVVPANMKTVVDEPITEWLAANGYFYVMHRFDLDTLAYAKKMRAKGLLVSISSGVKPADYQVIDHLALEGVGADYITIDIAHGHAESVRKMIEHIKQKLPKAFVIAGNVATPEAVIDLENWGADATKVGVGPGKVCITKLKTGFGTGGWQLSALKWCARVATKPIIADGGIRHHGDIAKSIRFGASMVMIGSLFAGHEESPGQTVEVDGKLYKEYFGSASDFNKGEYKHVEGKRILEPIKGKLADTMREMREDVQSSISYGGGTKLTDLRKVNYVVLGGENAGEHLLM; this comes from the coding sequence ATGGAAATCTTCGACTACGACAACATCCTGCTTCTGCCGCGCAAGTGCCGCGTCGAAAGCCGCAGCGAGTGCGACCCCTCGATCGAGTTCGGCCCGCAGCGCTTCAAGCTGCCGGTGGTGCCGGCCAACATGAAGACGGTGGTCGACGAGCCGATCACCGAGTGGCTGGCCGCCAACGGCTACTTCTACGTGATGCACCGTTTCGACCTGGACACGCTGGCCTATGCCAAGAAGATGCGCGCCAAGGGCCTGCTGGTGTCGATCAGCTCGGGCGTGAAGCCGGCCGACTACCAGGTGATCGACCACCTGGCGCTGGAAGGCGTGGGGGCCGACTACATCACGATCGACATCGCGCACGGCCATGCCGAGAGCGTGCGCAAGATGATCGAGCACATCAAGCAGAAGCTGCCGAAGGCCTTCGTGATCGCCGGCAACGTGGCCACGCCCGAGGCGGTGATCGACCTGGAGAACTGGGGCGCGGACGCCACCAAGGTCGGCGTCGGCCCGGGCAAGGTGTGCATCACCAAGCTGAAGACCGGCTTCGGCACCGGCGGCTGGCAGCTCTCGGCGCTGAAGTGGTGCGCGCGCGTGGCCACCAAGCCGATCATTGCCGACGGCGGCATCCGCCACCACGGCGACATCGCCAAGAGCATCCGCTTCGGCGCCTCGATGGTGATGATCGGCTCGCTGTTCGCGGGCCATGAAGAGTCGCCCGGGCAGACCGTCGAGGTCGACGGCAAGCTCTACAAGGAGTACTTCGGCTCGGCCAGCGACTTCAACAAGGGCGAGTACAAGCATGTCGAAGGCAAGCGCATCCTTGAGCCGATCAAGGGCAAGCTCGCCGACACCATGCGCGAGATGCGCGAGGACGTGCAGAGCTCGATCAGCTACGGCGGCGGCACCAAGCTGACCGACCTGCGCAAGGTGAACTACGTCGTGCTCGGCGGCGAGAACGCGGGCGAGCATCTCTTGATGTAG